The DNA sequence TAGTGGAAAGCTAATTATTTGAAGTTTCGGTTTTTGTCAAAGATGGCTTGTGATGTTCTATCCATACCAATAACCACGTGTACCTTTCCGAGTCTCATTGTGCTTCATTAGCATCGACTCACCGCTGAAGCATTGATATGTGGTGGAGATTGGTTGAGAGCTTATTATGGGAttcaaagaaaagcaaaagcaagtaaaaataatttatgattttctattttttaagcTAATCATATGTAAgacattttttaatgtttgttgcATTTTGTAAGAGAAGAAGGAAGTCCTTGAGTTTCCTTTGAAATGAAGCCATCttcgagaagaagaaaattagtAATCAATATTCGTAAGAGTactacattttgtttttttaattttacattttgtcttttattttaaattttttatttgtaaataacactatttttttttaagataattatgcTTTTGTCAAGATACTTGGACTTGTCAGATTATTTGGAGTATGATGAGTTTGATTAGAAAGAAGGCTCAAGTGTTCTTATGCTTTGTTCTTATTTGATTATGGACAAAATTCTTGTTATTTCAATATGGACAAATGatacttttgttgttgttacttcAGGACTTGTATTAGATAATATGTCGTTATTTATCTCAAGATTATGTTTGAATTtgtcatttcatatttttagtttctttattgcaattgatgatttattttaatgtaaaaactGCATAGGTATTTGTGAATATATAGATTCTATTCTTTATAAACGAGCTTTATAAACAAGCTTCCTGAACAAGCTTCAAACGAGCTTTTAAACGAGCATTTAGCGAACTCAAGCTCAAACAAGCTTATAAACCAACTCGAGCTAGAACAAGCTAATAAACAAGCTTTCCCGAGTCAAGCTCAAGTTCAATAATTCCTCAAACTAGCCGAGCTCAAACAACATATTAGGCTTGATTTGAGAAACGAGCCGAGGTCGAGCTCTTCTTTTTAGTCATAAGCCGAGCTTGAACACATGAAAGCTCAGCTCGAATACACCCCTAATCATAGACGAGAATGTAAAATCTTATATTGTAAAACCATATAATACACATACCCTTAAAAAAAAGGAGGTAGTTATCGCAAGGCTTTTGGTGTTGAACTTTCTAGATTCAAAGATGTGAAATAAACAGAGGAAGAGAAAAGATCTTCTCACTGCATTTGTTTGGGAAGATAAGAGGGAGAAGAGAAGAACGGGCGCTAAGACAGTCACCATCGCACCCCATCGGAATTCATAACCATCCAAACTGCCTTCCAATGTTTGATGGCGCAATAGTGACTGAAGGAAGATTCTCATCAAAACATACTCTGAAAATAATTGGGCTTGGATGATGGATagattcaaaaagaaaaattaacaaaaaaaagagaataatttaTAATAGATAATCTGAAACTTTTCGTGGTCTTTTTTACGGATAACTAAATTTGAGAGGGCCTTTATGATTAGTTTCATGTACTTATAATAATAGAACAAGTCACAATTTTACTTCTAATTGTAGCAGGAGAAGAATTTACGacttagggcttgtttggatagctggaaattatggcataatccgtacaatataacataatttaatatttttcccgAGAATTATGTCATATTGATCTGCTTTGGTacttattttagaaaataaaattatggcataatataggtattatgacataaaaaaaatattccactacgAGTGGAATATCTTCTCATTACAAAaagtctctctctttttttatccAGCCACCAACCATCGGTCCACCGGCAGTCTCGCAGACCTCCGACGACCGGGCACCGGTCCGGCCGGCATCCGGGACCGGTGGCCGGCCGGCATCCAGCCATCGGCCACCGGTCCGACCGACCTCCAGTGACCGGTCACCTGTCCAACCGGCCTCCGGTGACACACCGGCTATCCACCGATAGTTCGGCCGGCCTCGGGCGGCTAGTCACCGGTCCATCGGTGGTCCGATCGCCTATTTGCTAGCCTCCGACAACCGGTCACCGCTGGTTCGGCCGACCGGCCGACCGGCCGACCTCCGGCCACCAGTCCACCAATGGTCTAGTCGTCGATCGCCCAGTctccgtaatttttttattttgttaaccaaacaccattctgtaagaataaaatatatcataatttctataataatcacttgcactccctacataataaaattatgtcatattattttattttacatccaAATAgacccttataattttttttcccaacccATACTTGTTTGATGGGAGATTTGTTCAAATGATTTGGTGTTTtaacttataattaattataaaagaatgcatttttaaaatttatgctcAGTGTTCTTTTTATTAACTCACAATTTTTTAACCAATCATTAGGGAAGGAAAATAgtaaattgatatttaaaaaataaaaaacaaattattagtaaaaatttatttgctATAGGTTATTgtaaaaagaatactaaaaacCAATATAAAGgttctaaaaaatatttaaattcttgattaaaaaaatattttaaaaactatctCAAAAACCATGCAGTATCAATtatatttcttaatttgttttgaagaaTTTTCATAATCAGTACCTCTACAACAGTGATATTTCATTCTCTCCGATTTCAAGGTGGAGAGTTCAAATCCTTTTCTAGTATTGTGATTAAGAGTTGGTGACTTGTGCTTGTTCAGCACAACACAAAAATTCTAAAGAGGCGCTTAATAATTTCACAATACATACAATATCTCTTGCTAATTGCTTATTAGGCAATACCTTAGTTTACGTatgaaaagttaaaaaataataccgAGAAACTAGTGAATAAAGAACTAgcaaacaaaatttcataaacAACGTCCTTCATGAGAGATGGTCTTAGCGTAAATTGGGCtacagaaaaaaattataaaaataaataaaaattttattggatCGCAagttacataataaaaataaaaaatatatatagattaaaaaaattacgatTCTTATGAatttgattatgttgataataataataataataataataataataataaattttgatataattttttttaatttatcatgaaTTATCCGGTCCCAAAAAACATAGggtgatattaaaataaaactaatatatttctatattatcataaattaatcatattttgtatttaaaaaattagttaagatTCTTACcaataatttgtttaaataataataataataaattttaaatatctttaaaaaaaacataaatcaagaAACCCTACCAAATTAGGAGCCCTACACACTTACCTTAGTAACCTATGGTTAGGGCCGGCCCTTTccttaataattatatatgaaaagttAAAACAGTATACCAACACAAACCAGTGAATGAGAAGCCAGCAAAATCCACACGAACGGTGCCCTTAATAAttccacaaatatatatattatctcttGCTAACTGTTTATCAAGCATTACCTTAGTTTACAAAAGTTAAAAGACAATAACAATatgtacaataaaaaaaatcaaaaaaatataataaaaagcacACTCCAATGAATGAGAAGCCAGCAAAATTCACACCAACGGTGCCCTTAATaatttcacaaatatatattatctctTGCTAATTGGTTATCAAGCAATACTTTAgtttataaaaagttaaaagacAATAACAGCatgtacaataaaagaaaatttaaaaaaaagtaagataAAAAGCACACGGTAATACTGTATGAGAAGAGTGACACGGAAAagatattaagaataataattattattattaaagggGAATAAAACCAACTAGTGGAGTGTGACTGTCAGATCCAACGAAATCAGAATCTTACAGCCTGCAACTGCTCGCGGTTCTCGCCACCCACCATCTCCAGCAGCACAAAAACCGGTCTGTAGTTTTTAGGAAACCAGcatttaaacttaaaataaaatctgGAGATACTAAAATGTtgaggaaaaaaacataaattttattccTCCCCTGGTGTTTGaaattttactttttcaaaaaagGACAAACAATTGTCGTTAATagctataaataaaaaagaaaaaagaaactgaAACAACGCTTGCAAACAATTAGAATAAGGCCAAACCAAAACATTGAAAAGGATACCAATTCCATGGAATCTGTCcttaattttgaattcaaatataattcaaagaagatgaaataaaaatctgttaaaaaaacacaatagaCATCGATCTTGcattataaatttttgaaaaattcaagtttttggCTACAAAGAGAACCATTGAAATTCCATAGAATCAATCTACAACtttgaattcaaattctttttcattAACATAATTTATTTGAACACTTATTTAAATACTCACActgaattcaaaaatttaacctAATAAAATCACAACTTCACTGGTAATGAGAATAAGAGAAAGGAGAAGCGAACCTGCGAATGGGGATGATTCTTTTCCCGCAGCTTCCTCTAAACAAGGaagcaaaaggaaaagaaaacgaAAGAAGATAAAACTCCAACAAAGATCTTCTAGAAAAACTTAGGGTACCCCGTTCACCATCTCCAGATAACGCTTGTTCGACTCCTCGCGCTGCAACCGCATCTCTTCCCGGTTCATTCTTATGAAAGCCTCGAACCTCTGATCAAGCTCCTCGTGCCCCATCATCAGAACTTCTCTTCCCCTCCAACCCGAAGACTCCTTGAACGTTGCCGAGTGCCGGAACACCGGCTCTCTGGTAGCCTCAGTCGCCGGAGCCCTGTCAGTACGCTCCCAGGTCTCGCTCTTCCTCAGCTGCGGCCGAGCCGGGGACGCCGCCGCCTCCATTATGGCCTTCCAAGTCGCATCCATCGTCTCGTTCTCCAGGGATTCGTCTGTGACGCAGGATCCATCAGAGGATTTCTCTTGCTCCACCACCGGATCCGGCGATCTGGAGTCGGATTCCAGCGGATCCGCTCGAATCTCGGTCCATAGCTCCGCAGAGGGCTTACGGGAGAGGAGATCGCGTGGTTTGGACTGGGGATCGGCGTCGCGGCTGCTCTGCTTCTTATCAGAGAGCTTCCAAATGACGATGATAATGAAGTGGATGGCAGCGAAGAGGTAGGGAGGAGAGAGCCATGATCGGAATGAGGACCAGGCGCGGGGGAGGGAGGAAAGAAGAGCTAAAGAGTAGGGTAGGGAGGTGCGAGCGAGGGCGGCGGCGGAGACGGCGCCAGCGAGGAGCACGGCGAGGCGGGCGACCCAGAGCGCCGCCGAGCGACGACGGAGGAGGTCGGCCATCAGAACGCAGCGGAAATGTTGCCGTTTCCGGTATTTATAGCGGAGACGGATAAGGGCTGTAATGAAATATGGGCCATTGGATGTCGGTTCTATTATAAAGAGCAACAGATTGATATTCGCCAACCCTTCGTTTTTAACTTGAACCTCGAATGATGAAAGAATGGAACGAAGTGGTCGAGTGTGGAGGGATATGAGTGGGTAGTTTGTGGAAAAGTAGTTTGTGGAAAGGTCGGTGTAAGCTCATGATGAAGGACAGTTGTCGCTCTGGGTGCCGATGTTGTTGGAAAGGGAACTATCAGTATGGGACCGTACGAGTAAGAGACTAGAGTGTTGTGTATGTTGGAAATGTACACAATGTTGATGGATACTTTCTTTGgtcataacaaaaaaattttgattttaaaatatgggGCATATCAATTGATATTTCACTAAAGATTATATTTGAATGCTGTCAAGATTTATTTGGAAATGagtgattttcttttatatagatatatatatatatatatatatatatatatatatgtatgcaggTAACTGTGTTGTACACTTGTACatgtataatacaaaatatattaatgttaatgataattttaatgatattgTGCGTatcaatcatatttattttattaacaataatgTTAATTGCaattataatcattttattttattttattttattttgcatataAATGCAATCATAATCAGTGGTGGAACCAGGGGCCGAgcgggggcttcagccccttGGCTTTGATGAGGCTACCCTCACCCAAGGTTTCTCCTGGAAAAAGCTCAACAATGAAGGATCCAAAAGGAAGCTAGTGTAGACTTCAGCCCCCTCTTTGTGCTCAAAATTGATGAGGATGTCCTCACCGGAGTTTTCCCGAGATGAAGGCTAGAAGCTCGGTGAAGGAATGAGAAGGGAGGAGATGAGGGTAGTGGACAGAGGAATGAATTGGACCATTGGATTTGGATGGAAAGAAGATGGGAAAAAATAATGAACGACAAAGATGGGACACATGTGGCAGTGCACCCTGATTATCAAATGTTTCAATGGAGGGGTTCCTTGACTTATTCTCTCATTTAAAGGGATATGCTTGAGAATTTGAtctttatacatatttattatctttgtttatataaatttttaaataataataataattattaaaataaaaataaccatataataaaaatataagaaataataatataaaccaTTGTAGTTtcataaaaagatatttaaaaaagataaatgactCTAGTTTTTATCTCAATAACAATGATTGATTTATCTTTCGCCCATTatctaaaagtaaaataaattaacaaatatttttttataaaaaaatagagtacaaatttaaaaaaaattatttcaaaatagttatCATTTTAAAAGtagtaaaacaatattttttttaaattttatttttcttcttttcttttgaaagtatataaaataagAGAGTCATAtccatatttctaaaaaaaaattattccaaaaaagATAGTCtggttatttgatttattttataaaataagagaGTCATATccatatatctaaaaaaaattattccaaaaaaatagtctagttatttgatttatttttattctaaaatttacaaacctttgttattcttaattaaaaaaatagtattcttaaacaacttatattttaaaatagacgaagtaaatatttaaaattattgaaaattttacaattttttccTATCAGaggataattttctttttatggcACTATCAACAATTCTTGTTCAAACAtgtatttcttttccttgtatatGCATTTAAATcatcattattttaataaaaaactatattattaCGCTATTTTATATAAGAGACAATTGTATTAGTGGATGAATTTCTTTTTAGTATACTCGTTCCTTTAGCCCCCTCATGAATTAATCCTAGTTCCGCCACTCGATCATAATCATAGTGcgtatatataattcatattcaataaaaacataaaaagaagaaacatcTTAATTCCATCCTCCCTCTTATTGCTCTtttgatttatctatatttgtcctctattttaaaaagttagcGTAAAAATTCGGATTTCTATTTTAATCTAATTTCCTCTAACTCTTATATATCCAATTATCCAAATAGTAggtttaactttatttttatttttttggcaggAAGTACCCAAAaatcccttattattattattattattattattattattattgttattattattattattatcaacttgttaaaaatagaatttgaaacattggtttttttatttttgaagataataaatttaaatttttctaatttttatagtattttactttttgtttaaagattatgatagtttttaaataatatttaattgttatttttataaataattaatggaattgtttttttaagttggttaataaaacttatttatttttgtaagaatACTGAATCAGCTCTTAATAATCATTTccaatttctttactttttttcttgttatgcTACCTTGctatgttataatttttttattaatgaaattattatttattcaactTCATAAAAATTCATTGCATATCTAATTAGACCGTTATTAAATCCATATTAAGTGTTTCTACAatttttgaagaattattgaatttgtaatttggtttttatttttataatttttgaaaaaaattggtccatgcaatatatatatacatgtttattaactgtttaaattaaactttttctaattttaatggTGTGTTATACATGATGGATACTAACggtataaattaagtttttcttaatttttatggtGTGTTATATACATGATGGAGGAGACAATGGTAAACTTAAATGTCGAATCTGTAGGGTTCTGACATCAGTACCTAATGTAAACATTAACATTACAAGAACTTTAGTATCCATAttatttgtcatttattttgttgtttaaatgtgactaatattgttgtttgtaattacaaaatcaGTCATAAATTATAAATGTACTCAACATATGATGCACATCAAATGGAATGTTAAACAGGAAAATATGGACAATCCACAGGAAACATAATTAATACacaccaaacaaaaataatttatacacAGGAAACAAAACTACTACAAACTCAATCGAAATAATACACACGAAATGAAATTATTGTACACAAGATGAAAAACAATACACaggaaagaaaattaaaacatagataCCCAGTCAACTACATAACAATATCAAAACATACATAGTTCGTGACATTTTAAGTGTGCGCATGAAAGGGTGTGCCATTGCCCTGATCATCTCGTTCTGAGTTGACGGACAGTGTGAAAAAACTATGATTCAGACAATCACCTCATATAATGTGTTACGGAGAGACCAGTTTCACAAAGGCGGCGTCTATATGCCCGCTATTGAAATCATTCAAAGGAAAACAGGGAAGTGTATCATCTTTCTGTAcgaaatgtttgctaattttgtgTAATGAGTTGTTTCATGTGTATTGTAATAGTTTCATGTGTATAATACCAAATATCTgtgtaataaatatatatatatatataagcttcatGTGTAGAATCCTTGCTTCCTGTGTATATTCCTAGCATCTTGTGTAGAATCCTTGCTTTTTGTGTATAAAATGTAATTGATGTGTAGTGTTTcatttttatgtgtatattataGATTAACTGTGTATGATATGCTGATGACATTGTATttgttgtgtgtttgcttgCTTTGCAGTTCTTCAAACTTGTGTCAGCTAGTAACAAAGAGAATTGTTGATAGTTAGGAGATCGACAGCAAAAAGGAAGCTGCTACAAACAACGAAGGCATTTCAAAACAGTTATAATGTTTATGTATTCCGTATTCATGTGAACAATAACATTTTCATAACTTTAGTTTCCATATAtgtacttgtgttttattttgttctttgtgAATGAAAACATTGCGTATACAATCAATTAGAAAATCagacttaaataaaaaatatacaaagaaaataatgcagatcaacataatttattaaacaagaaaaagtaaagataCACTGGAAATGTAAATAATACACACCAACCCAATATAACACATAGGAAATGGATATAGTACACAGCAAACTGAAGCATACCATAAGAAGCCGGTTTTCTAcacatgaaatgaaaataatacataatactCCCAATATATACACAGGAAACAAATTTAATACACAAgctacacaacaacaacaaaacagaCACAGTTCATGCTTATATTAGACAAAACTAAACATGGTAacaggaaaaacaaataaattacattACCATTATGTATCGAATGTTCAGTCCGCTATGACTGCATTATATGATCTACGATTATGTCCAGCTTGATGGCACAGCTATAATGTAAACAGCAGACATCGAAGGCTTGTAACTCGATTCTCTTTCTTCTTAGATGATCGGACCGTTTATTTGATATTAGCGGCCGAATTCAAAACTCCTATTTGTCATTAGATGAATTGTCACTGTCAGAAAATCGAAGATATTGGGTTGCCATACGCCCGACGATAGCATTCAATTGTGAATTAATTGTATAAGTAAAAATGGATATTTGTGTCTGTTTGCATGATCAAGGCACTTGCATGCTTGTACGGTAGGCCATGTACTTCCCATCTTCTGCAAGAACCCCGAAATTTGATGACACGTATGGTATGTCAACAACTCTATACAATGCCCGTTTTTTCAATTTCTGCTTGACACGTTCAAAAAACCACTTCTTGCTTGCTTTTGGATGCGCTATCGTACCGATGTCTCCACCGTAAATGTGAGTTAATTGAATTCTCTTCAGTTGAAACGTGCCTACATTTCTCTTTTTTGAAGCATGCACTCGCCATTGGCATTTTGAAGCAACTCACCTTACAGTCACCcagattttatcattttttataaatgtaaaggcAAAATTTTGTCTTATAGTTGTGCTTCACAGGTAATCTTTGAAGTGGTATGCATTCTTAAACCGATGGTCTACTTTGAATGTCGACCCATCATGTTTTTGGGAACACCCTGCAATATTGAATACCTTAGAAGGAGTATGTTCGAAGAAAAAGTATTGCCATTGGGGTTCATGCTATCTGAGAAGGATTCCCTGcgtttaataaacaaaaaaacacaaaatacataGGAACGGTGATTACTACAgaggaaaaattaataatacatagCAAACGTATATAATATAcaagaaataattataatacacaagaaaagataataatacaTAGGAAATGATAGGAATACAAAGGAACGATGACTTAAACACAAGAACACAACCGAAAAATAACCAGAAATAACATTCATTGTTGTATTACGATGGGGTCAATGAGTTCGAGTTTCCATCTGCAGAGCCACTCACTTCCTTGATGGTAATATCCATAacaaatttgttgaaactaTGGTATATATGATACATGCGTTTAAAATCCAGGTCAAACTTAATTGGGCAAAGCGTTTTGTATGAGTCAGGTGTTACGAACTTCACTCTCACTTGAAAAACATTCAGGCCCCAACACAcacatatctcacccatgaCTGACTCCCATGCGCTAAAGATGTTGAATTGAAGCATGCATCTTTCTCCTTTGTATCGCACCATAGCACAAAAAGTTTCCATTCTTGATGATATctacatgaaatttcaaaaaggtTGTAAGATTCCATAGtcacaaaaacatgaaaaataagaagaaggtTGTAAgattctgataagtgcttgtgtgttaagaatacgaagtgttctttccttacaatgagcattacttttatcaggtttaagcgctaatacatgtgtatttgtgttcttttgcgcatgtagggttgtgaatccatgttttgagaaaagaagccaaaagtagatcgtgaatgcattaGTTGGTGGGGTTCTAAGATATAtgaatgtgtggcaacctccatgtattcaagctattacaatgagttggaggggcacgaaggcagtcacacttgcgtatcccgacttgtgcattgatagcaagatcttcatcaacgatatttttgattgaagaagatctgcgatctacggcataaatgtgttcctgtttatgttgcctcgatgacaagtgtggaattgggagtgtttcggtggagcactgtagcaagttactgtagtaattcATTGTAGCAAGACACTGTAGTAGTtgttgttcacagccggccgaaaatcagatttctagataattcacatgggcgtgtgaaaattatccatgcccgtatggaaaatccacatgggcgtgtggatgcccaattccagtcctatttaagctgcgattcagcccgattttggggatcttctttcccccttctctccaattttctccatcttttgagaggctatcagctagggttttaagaggcttttggcacgtctTCGGAGTGGTTCTCCTGATTTGACAccacgaggtgtgccctaggccggacaaggggacctttagagaagacgaggcaactccacatgaccatcgacatAAATACTAAGGGGGTTTTctgcttatctttactttcgatttcattcttgattgtattatgctccatggagagctaaaccacctagTAGGTacatggattttgtaaaccctaggatgttattgtttcattgaccttccattatgctttccttaattgatgcttttatttgagttccaaccttaattacttgttgaataatttctccattagagtgacactagggttgagagtcaatattggtaatctatGTGGATGGGTAACATgccatgagggttaaacaaagttagattgtagagggttgagagggtgagtcgagaggtatcggagcgtcccctttccccttcgttgtgatttatcctacctccattttctagagttctttatggttacaatagagtgaagtgctaagggatgaactcctctgggcttagttgtgcgagcaacaatgtgaagcgttgaggtgaccttagtatctggggcttaattataattaggggtatttcacctggaccaaagggttagatctacacataggaatagggtttatcacttgaaatccctagaactccatgcaactttgtgtAGTATGAGGTGTTGATACGGAgtaatttctccaccgggacacaGTGTAtggttagttacggttgaccttatgtttgggaccgtgtgctttaggatctccacgactcattgagcattaattaggaagtataatggtaggtcttacacttgaagcataagtcctagggggcattgtccgagtaccccacttctatcgattgccttgccccTCACTTACTTCTGGcactcattcttgttccttttatttctgtttacatcacatcttatcaacacaatcatcattcatcttcacttggttaaatagcaatttaggtattttttttattccctactctctatggatacgatactccactcacttgggatttattacttcgacaaatccatgcacttacgggtcacacgcaaggggcattgtcaagtttttggtgccgttgcctgGGAGTAGgtatttagagatactttgaagtttgctatcttagctattcattcattcattcattcattcattctatttcacatcttcttattctatcatcgttctgattttttttctttcttttagagCAGCTCCAGATTATGacacgagggaacccttcgatattgattgaaggtgatgctgaacttgaacgtacactcataaaaaagggtaaagaacctgtacaagaactgttgaatctagctgaagttgaaattgaagGGTCTAacaatatggcagaacagaatgaacaacataGAACACTCTTTGATTACGCCAGACCGTCATTATTGGGGacataatctagcattgtgtgaCCCCCAATCaaagctcagaattttgagctaaagccggcattcatccacatgttacagtagtctgcacagttcaatggtttggccgatgaggatccaaatagtcacatagagaatttcttggaagtgtgtgatatACTCAAGATCAAcagtgttgttgttggaaacctgatggccccatggtcttctgtggtccttgattactccatgaaaagttgggatgattcttccaacctgaattgtaggtgttgctgtatggattcccttgaggtctcattccattgcctacaaagtcaacgttctcaattgaagaaacatcaccaatgacgattgggcaattggagggagcatgtcctccaccacaaccggtgcaattggtcatggtCAGTAACTCTATtcaagctataagatctagcttcttactcaa is a window from the Dioscorea cayenensis subsp. rotundata cultivar TDr96_F1 chromosome 2, TDr96_F1_v2_PseudoChromosome.rev07_lg8_w22 25.fasta, whole genome shotgun sequence genome containing:
- the LOC120269610 gene encoding uncharacterized protein LOC120269610, with amino-acid sequence MADLLRRRSAALWVARLAVLLAGAVSAAALARTSLPYSLALLSSLPRAWSSFRSWLSPPYLFAAIHFIIIVIWKLSDKKQSSRDADPQSKPRDLLSRKPSAELWTEIRADPLESDSRSPDPVVEQEKSSDGSCVTDESLENETMDATWKAIMEAAASPARPQLRKSETWERTDRAPATEATREPVFRHSATFKESSGWRGREVLMMGHEELDQRFEAFIRMNREEMRLQREESNKRYLEMVNGVP